One genomic segment of Kiritimatiella glycovorans includes these proteins:
- a CDS encoding adenylyltransferase/cytidyltransferase family protein: MRTAEEKITAREAMPGLRRQLREAGGTLVFTNGCFDLLHVGHLRYLEFARGQGDALCVGVNSDASVRRNKGTERPFAEEHRRAEMLAGLECVDFVVLFEEDEPRALIEEIVPDVLVKGKDWAHYVSGRECVEAHGGRVVLADLVEGFSTTALIRRIRGEGNGSRAD; this comes from the coding sequence ATGAGAACGGCTGAAGAAAAAATCACGGCGCGGGAGGCTATGCCCGGCCTGCGTCGTCAGCTCCGCGAAGCGGGCGGGACGCTCGTATTCACCAACGGCTGCTTCGACCTGCTTCACGTCGGCCATCTCCGTTATCTCGAGTTCGCGCGCGGGCAGGGCGACGCGCTTTGCGTGGGGGTCAACTCCGATGCGTCGGTGCGGCGCAACAAGGGGACGGAACGGCCTTTCGCAGAAGAGCACCGCCGGGCGGAAATGCTCGCCGGGCTCGAATGTGTCGACTTCGTGGTTCTTTTCGAGGAGGACGAGCCCCGCGCGCTGATCGAGGAGATCGTGCCCGACGTGCTGGTTAAGGGGAAGGACTGGGCCCACTACGTGAGCGGCCGCGAATGCGTGGAGGCGCACGGAGGCCGCGTGGTGCTGGCCGATCTGGTCGAAGGATTTTCCACCACCGCCCTGATCCGCCGGATACGGGGGGAGGGGAACGGTTCGCGGGCGGACTGA
- the pabB gene encoding aminodeoxychorismate synthase component I produces the protein MAPEIILYAAGARGWLRFTEPVEIARAESPREVTPALRRIEQAVEHEGCWAAGFLAYEAAPGLDPALPAHAQEPDLPLLWFGLFSPPVSAELPEETETCPPVKWTPSVSAAAYAQGFEAIKKYIASGETYQVNYTHRLYGSMPADPRAFFGKLTDARCPGYGALVDYGGGVICSASPELLFTLDGEVLTSRPMKGTAPRAPDYASDVRRAAMLRDSDKERAENVMIVDMVRHDLGRIAETGTVTTPALFDVERYPSVWQMTSTVRGRTRASPSEIFGALFPAASVTGAPKRRTMEVIADLETSPRGIYCGSIGYLAPGRRAQFNVAIRTAHFPARDSRAVYGVGGGIVWDSDVDAEMAECRAKARVLEGKRPEFDLLETIRWCPGSGCVLLDRHLTRLRQSAQYFGYECDVDAVRRKLDEAAAGFGDVPMRVRLTMDVSGKVRLTARPLEPWPAAGVVLAPAPEPVDPDDPFLYHKTTRRAVYERASSGMPKGTEALLWNERGEVTETCIANVLFRFGARWVTPPVGSGLLAGTARGDLLDRGAADERVVTIEEARNADECRVINSVRGSAPARLEGPLGAVQG, from the coding sequence ATGGCGCCGGAAATCATACTCTATGCCGCGGGGGCGCGCGGATGGCTGCGGTTTACGGAGCCGGTCGAAATAGCGCGTGCGGAAAGTCCGCGGGAGGTGACCCCCGCGCTCCGCCGCATCGAACAGGCGGTGGAGCACGAAGGATGCTGGGCGGCGGGGTTTCTCGCCTACGAGGCCGCGCCGGGACTGGACCCGGCGCTTCCGGCGCACGCGCAGGAACCGGATCTGCCGCTGCTGTGGTTCGGATTGTTCTCTCCGCCCGTGAGTGCGGAACTCCCGGAAGAGACCGAAACGTGTCCGCCCGTGAAGTGGACCCCTTCCGTTTCGGCGGCGGCCTATGCGCAGGGATTCGAGGCGATCAAGAAATACATCGCCTCCGGCGAGACCTACCAGGTGAATTACACCCATCGTCTGTACGGATCGATGCCCGCGGACCCCCGTGCCTTCTTCGGGAAGCTGACCGACGCGCGCTGCCCGGGGTACGGCGCCCTGGTCGACTACGGCGGGGGGGTGATCTGTTCGGCCTCGCCCGAACTCCTCTTCACCCTCGACGGCGAGGTGCTGACCTCGCGGCCGATGAAAGGTACGGCCCCGCGCGCCCCCGACTACGCCTCCGACGTGCGCCGTGCGGCCATGCTCCGCGATTCGGATAAGGAGCGCGCGGAGAACGTGATGATCGTGGACATGGTGCGCCACGACCTGGGGCGCATCGCGGAGACGGGCACGGTCACGACCCCCGCGCTTTTTGACGTGGAGCGCTATCCCTCGGTATGGCAGATGACGAGTACGGTGCGCGGCCGGACCCGGGCCAGCCCCTCAGAGATCTTCGGCGCGCTCTTCCCGGCCGCGTCGGTGACCGGCGCGCCCAAACGGCGCACCATGGAGGTGATCGCCGATCTCGAGACTTCGCCGAGGGGCATCTACTGCGGGAGCATCGGCTATCTCGCTCCGGGCCGGCGGGCGCAGTTCAACGTCGCCATACGCACCGCGCATTTTCCCGCCCGCGATTCCCGGGCCGTGTACGGGGTAGGGGGCGGTATCGTCTGGGACTCCGACGTGGACGCGGAAATGGCGGAGTGCCGGGCTAAGGCACGCGTCCTCGAGGGGAAGCGTCCTGAATTCGACTTGCTCGAAACGATACGCTGGTGCCCCGGCAGCGGCTGCGTCCTCCTGGACCGGCATCTGACCCGCCTGCGGCAGTCGGCTCAATACTTCGGGTACGAGTGCGACGTGGATGCGGTGCGCCGGAAACTCGACGAAGCCGCCGCGGGATTCGGGGACGTCCCGATGCGTGTGCGCCTGACCATGGACGTTTCGGGGAAGGTGCGGCTTACTGCGCGGCCCCTGGAGCCTTGGCCCGCTGCGGGGGTGGTGCTCGCTCCCGCGCCGGAACCCGTGGACCCGGACGATCCGTTCCTGTACCATAAGACCACCCGCCGGGCGGTGTACGAGCGCGCGTCTTCGGGGATGCCGAAGGGAACAGAGGCCCTGCTGTGGAACGAGCGGGGCGAGGTGACCGAGACCTGCATCGCGAACGTACTGTTCCGTTTCGGCGCCCGATGGGTCACCCCGCCCGTCGGGAGCGGATTGCTCGCGGGGACCGCCCGGGGCGATCTTCTGGATCGGGGCGCGGCGGACGAGCGGGTGGTGACGATCGAGGAAGCGCGTAACGCGGACGAATGCAGGGTGATCAATTCCGTTCGGGGGTCCGCTCCGGCGCGGCTTGAAGGCCCCCTTGGTGCGGTGCAGGGTTAA